Proteins from a genomic interval of Thunnus thynnus chromosome 5, fThuThy2.1, whole genome shotgun sequence:
- the LOC137183635 gene encoding troponin I, fast skeletal muscle-like, producing the protein MSEGKKMTSSRRHHLKSLMLQIAAGWIEQESKDLEVTKAAYMSEHCPKPDLNGDQAALLEVCKKIHQALDKIDETRYDAEVKVKKSDKEIEDLKLKVVELAGVKKPALKKVRMSADAMLQALLGGKHKVTMDLRANLKQVKKEVKEEPTEAVGDWRKNIEDKADRKKMFETS; encoded by the exons AGTTTGATGCTGCAGATCGCCGCCGGATGGATCGAGCAGGAGAGTAAGGATCTCGAGGTGACGAAGGCGGCCTACATGTCCGAGCATTGCCCCAAACCCGACCTCAACGGAGACCAGGCCGCCCTCCTG gaagtctgcaagaAGATCCATCAGGCTCTCGACAAGATCGATGAGACGAGGTACGACGCCGAGGTCAAAGTGAAGAAGAGTGACAAAGAG ATTGAGGATCTGAAGCTGAAGGTGGTTGAGCTGGCTGGCGTGAAGAAACCAGCCCTGAAGAAGGTGCGTATGTCTGCTGACGCCATGCTGCAGGCTCTGCTGGGTGGCAAACACAAGGTGACCATGGACCTGAGGGCCAACCTGAAGCAAGTCAAGAAGGAGGTCAAAGAGGAG CCAACAGAGGCCGTCGGCGACTGGCGTAAGAACATTGAGGATAAGGCTGACAGGAAGAAGATGTTTGAGACTTCCTAA
- the LOC137183637 gene encoding troponin I, fast skeletal muscle-like isoform X2, whose amino-acid sequence MSEKKMTNSRRHHLKSLILQIAANWIEQEKAELVVAKEAYMAEHCPAPEKSGDQAALMEICRKIHAAIDKIDDERYDVASKVQKADKEIEDLKIKVVDLIGVKKPALKKVRMSADSMLQALLGSKHKVTMDLRSNLKQVKKEVKEEPTEATHPSASPL is encoded by the exons ATGTCCGA GAAAAAGATGACTAACAGCCGCAGGCATCATCTGAAG AGTCTGATCCTTCAGATCGCTGCCAACTGGATCGAGCAGGAGAAAGCTGAACTCGTCGTGGCGAAGGAGGCCTACATGGCCGAACACTGTCCCGCCCCAGAGAAGAGCGGAGACCAGGCCGCCCTCATG GAAATATGCAGGAAGATTCACGCCGCCATCGACAAGATCGATGACGAGAGGTACGACGTCGCGTCCAAAGTGCAGAAGGCCGACAAAGAG ATTGAAGACCTGAAGATCAAAGTGGTGGATCTGATTGGTGTGAAGAAACCTGCTCTGAAGAAGGTGCGTATGTCCGCTGACTCCATGCTGCAGGCTCTGCTGGGCTCCAAACACAAGGTGACCATGGACCTGAGGTCCAACCTGAAGCAGGTGAAGAAGGAGGTGAAAGAGGAG
- the LOC137183637 gene encoding troponin I, fast skeletal muscle-like isoform X1, which produces MSEKKMTNSRRHHLKSLILQIAANWIEQEKAELVVAKEAYMAEHCPAPEKSGDQAALMEICRKIHAAIDKIDDERYDVASKVQKADKEIEDLKIKVVDLIGVKKPALKKVRMSADSMLQALLGSKHKVTMDLRSNLKQVKKEVKEEPTEAVGDWRKNIEDKADRKKMFETS; this is translated from the exons ATGTCCGA GAAAAAGATGACTAACAGCCGCAGGCATCATCTGAAG AGTCTGATCCTTCAGATCGCTGCCAACTGGATCGAGCAGGAGAAAGCTGAACTCGTCGTGGCGAAGGAGGCCTACATGGCCGAACACTGTCCCGCCCCAGAGAAGAGCGGAGACCAGGCCGCCCTCATG GAAATATGCAGGAAGATTCACGCCGCCATCGACAAGATCGATGACGAGAGGTACGACGTCGCGTCCAAAGTGCAGAAGGCCGACAAAGAG ATTGAAGACCTGAAGATCAAAGTGGTGGATCTGATTGGTGTGAAGAAACCTGCTCTGAAGAAGGTGCGTATGTCCGCTGACTCCATGCTGCAGGCTCTGCTGGGCTCCAAACACAAGGTGACCATGGACCTGAGGTCCAACCTGAAGCAGGTGAAGAAGGAGGTGAAAGAGGAG CCTACAGAAGCGGTTGGTGACTGGCGTAAGAACATTGAGGACAAGGCTGACAGGAAGAAGATGTTCGAGACCTCCTAA
- the LOC137183622 gene encoding uncharacterized protein — MSRPNYDHIQTLEDLKNEFFALQRHNEFLRREKESLQQDNESLQRDHKALSLKNEVLEQENRSLIQRMDAMEANNLACMKAMSQQHDNLHKEIQQLKRHIRDERSVQSVERIRVLEFQMGLEDTMKKMYAELRSKTEEVEGLKVQLSIAAEQNCKETGSLIRSMGDIFNEEKMERHRKKNHWFYRWFW, encoded by the coding sequence ATGAGTCGACCAAATTACGACCACATCCAAACTTTAGAGGACTTGAAGAACGAGTTCTTTGCCCTCCAACGGCACAACGAGTTCCTCCGCCGAGAAAAAGAGTCCCTCCAGCAGGACAATGAGTCCCTGCAGAGAGACCACAAAGCCCTCAGCCTCAAAAACGAGGTCCTCGAGCAGGAGAACAGGAGCTTGATCCAAAGAATGGACGCCATGGAAGCCAATAATCTGGCTTGTATGAAGGCGATGAGTCAGCAGCATGATAACCTCCATAAGGAGATCCAGCAGCTGAAGAGACACATCAGAGACGAAAGATCTGTGCAGTCTGTGGAGCGAATCAGGGTCCTCGAATTCCAGATGGGACTCGAGGACACCATGAAGAAGATGTACGCCGAGCTCAGGTCAAAGacggaggaggtggagggactAAAGGTCCAGCTCTCCATCGCAGCTGAGCAGAACTGCAAGGAGACAGGCAGTCTGATCAGGAGTATGGGAGACATATTTAACgaagagaagatggagagacacAGGAAGAAGAACCACTGGTTTTATCGCTGGTTCTGGTAG